The stretch of DNA ATGTGAAAATAGCCCCAAGATTTGTGTTTTGTGTGGAGCGCACGCGAAAGAAAGCAACGTGACTTTTGAGTCCAATCGCAAGTGTTGCACTTCATCCAATCCAAGAGATATCACCCCCCATGGGTGCTAACaaatattaaacaattttccgtCTTTTTTATGGTTGTACAGAAAGTTCTgagaattttgtaatattgaaaaattttaaattagtttttttaaggatttttgaGTGTTAAttcttgaggatttttttctaaagaattttaaaatggcGTTCAAGCATGGCTCCAGTAATTTAACTAACTGTATTATATGGAagataagacaaaaaaaatgtgagctttttgagcttttttgcttGAGAAATGGGAGCACActtaattcatttcatttccaaagaaaactttcttgcattttcttaTCCATACCttttatgggatttttaacatttttctcattgaattttattttttgcagaatttttgctgtgtttttttcttcagagaAGCATAGTTTCtgtgtaataaatttatgCTTAAATCTGATTGGAAAAATCAGTCTAAgctaaatttgaaaatttaactttacTAAAAAGCTATAAAAAAGTGAAATGGTTTAATAAATCAACTCTTTCAatacctaataaaattttttagaagacAGACtcattcaaacaaaaaatgaatataaaaatattgagttttataaaaattccgaattgaaaattaagaaaattgtctttaagATTTAAtcatctttaaaataaattttatcaaagcaCACTAAACACTTTTAGTGTTAAAAATCCTAATTTGAAAGCCAAATTAAACTATCCATTAACCATGCggattttttgcatttaaatattctacaatgatataaaaattttcaaaaaaatattaaatattgggccttattcagcgaggaagaaacctttaaaattcacttgaaatcttaaaattttagtacaaaattcaaagatttcaagggtttcttggtcgctgaataaggcccattatttattcatttcctcTGTAATcttcttcataaaaaatattatcaatctttaaaataaaattaaaatgtttaagaattattgaatcattttcgtgtaaatttttaaattatttttcatccctaatttattgaaatagaATCACCATTCACAAAAATCCGCCTAACTTTTCTTCTGAGTGcccgattttgaaaatttcaaaaaactctgaaagttGCATTTTTCCACTATCCAAAACttccaagatgatcaaaatcggctCAAACactgatttttgacagtcgcTCAAGTAAAACCAATACCAAGAATTCCCTTTTCGTTTCAAcccttaattaaaattcaattaataaactgatttttaaaaatccaccaccattgaaaaaaaaagggatgaatgtagctttcagaaTATGTtctattttgcaaaatctgtCACgcacagcctgagatattcACGATTGAATttgaagttattttaaaaatattataaatggttctattatttttttttcttggaattgtatatttttgtttgtttgaaaaaagcCAGTTttaccatttaattttattaaaaaagtcaGTATAAATTAGCTAATATTCTGTATTCAATttctattcatcaaaaatttcaaaaaataaataaatccaataaaatttttcctttaacgaataaatttaatttaaataaatttttatttattacccTCCAATTAAACGCTAAAAGTGAATGCATAAAAGTTGTCAGAACTTTCAGTATAACTGATGTACAACCAAAATTGTTTATCAGAGAGTCAGACTACAATGTAAATATTTGCTCGTCATTGCAGTAAGAGTTTCTTATGTGCTTTTTTTGCTGCACTTTGTGTGTTGTTTTGAATGAAACATTCacatattgatgaaaaaaaataagaagaatcaaatgtataaaataatcttttaatttacttaCAATTGTGCGGTCATCCTCCTTCTTAGACgcttaattcttctttttttttggttgttgaacttttttttttgcatgtgCCTCTAGAAAAATCTGTGGTGCATAAACTCCCTCAATGATTGGACGGACGCATTAAACGCCGCACATATGATAATGAGAATCTGGTGGGAAAGTGTTGAAAGAAAGCGTTAATTTGTGAATGTTTAACTTAAAAGAGTGGagggtaaagaaaaaaaataaggtgaCCTAAGTAAAGGCAGCCAATTGACAAAGAAGACAAGAAGAGAAGATATTCATGGTGCAAGAATTCATGTCTCTGTAAATACAACTTTGCGCgcgcacacaaaaaaaaagtaaaataaggAAACACGCATTGCCATCATCTTTGCGTGCAAAGGACAATGTTTAAAAGGGAAGCAACAGAGTGCGGAGGTTTTTGCGAAATGAAAAAGTTGATATTTTAGATGAAATTATTGATGAGAAATGAGACTCTGCAACATTGTTGCATTTCACGCAAAAGAACCCCTCTATGTATGATTTATCGCAATCACTCCGTCATCCGTTGATCAATCATCTCGCGCGCACGTTGCTTCATACTTTGCAAAGGAATTGAGTgaagatttaataaataacataacacacaaaaaaaagctcaagaagaAGCCATCCTCGAATCAAGCAAAAGAGGTGTTGTGAGTTagtgagagaaaatgaggAGCAAAATGGGACTCCTGGTTGCAGTTGCAATTTTCTGCACATTCCTCGGCACGGAGGCACACAGGCGGTCTACCTTTGGCAATTACTCATCCACAGAGAGCCTCATGCAGATGCGTTGCCATGTAAAATGCCTCGACAAGCCACCGAATATTGtaaatattgatttgtttgtatttttttcttttcgtttcaaattatttcaactCCACCCCACTATCAATGACTCCAAGAATATTTTGTCACCATCATATCAAATGTTTGCAATGCGatagtaaagtaaaaaaaatccacaaataaataaaatttgttgtgTTGCGGAAATTGTGCAACAAGGAGCACCATTTCCGTCCACACTACACGTTAAAGGCCACCCCATTTGCGTTCATCGCCCTAACTCTTTTTCTTTACACCACATTATGCTATTGACCCCGCGCATTATTTGACCCGATAGTTTTGAGTTTTTTCCGCTCTGAAGAAAGTATTTGTAGCTTGCAAGTTGTGAAAGATAAGAGGTCGATGATTTTGTCGAAAAAAAGCCCTTCTTGGGAAAAATACTGTGAAGGAATGATTCATAATATTTCATAATATGgacttttaaattatatttgttgACAAAGTAATTTAACATTTGAATAAAgtattcttattttattttaaagaatagaaaacctaattaatattttatgtaaaatagtTGGAAGTAAATCTTGTTAAGGAAAACTAATTTAGAGTTTAATCTCTTTTATAATTCAAAAACTTgtgaacaaaagtcacattttttcacttttctcagccccagcatggaaattcaaaattctgctacatcaaaatctgcattgatatttcctctttcatttgctttttaccccattaaaattcatccagtagatcctgagaaaaacctacctttgtgttttagggcagttctgtggaagagtcggaaaatcacaagatggcgtcgcacctaagatggcgaaaagtgattttcttatacttcaataattaggctacaaatgtaaccaacttcggaaaaccaagtttaagaaaaacctcaaaaaatgacaatattaataatgtgtaaattctaacagttttcccaagagaccccccttaattccttaaaaaaagacAGAGATGAGCTTATTTTGTGCAAGTTTTCTTAACCCAGATTTAAGATTTGcccagaaaattttctttgttaactTTGAATGTCTCAAGATAgcattaaaaatcttattttcattaaattcaaatggatAATGAAATTCAAAGGAAGATTTTAAGAACATCTTGAAGAACAAACTTGAAGAatgtttgttggaaaatttcttttcaagaccaaaatttcaataaattcttgggCATATCTTGGTTAAACTGTAGGTAGATacattgtgaaaattaaaagataatattcttttttctaatCATAATTTATAACAAAACATTATATTAGGTAtattagattatttttattaaagggtCCTCCCACATGCTTCAGACACTTTCCAATCTATCTTAGCGTCGTGGGAGAGTcctgtaaaatttatttgcaattatttGTATGACAAAAGATAAGATTATTAGAAATCAATATAACCTTACGTCTTCTGGTttgtaatatatattttaaatatctcaaagatcatttccttaaaaaatagaaaaaataaccatttctcttaaatttataaattaaaagcacAAGAAAGCATAAAGAACGAAAGAGATCTTctataataaattgtaaaatcgCATAAAATATTGCTGAAATTGTCCTACTTGACGTGGAACCTTGCTCTCAAAATGTCTCAAAACCTGATGGGCAAGAAAACTAATGATTTAAGCATTTAAATTCGCTgtaatggaattttcaataaaattttatttttttacaatgaattttctctcttgctCCCCTCACAGTGTAATATGAATACGTGCATGGAGCAATTGAGGACAATGCCAAAATTCGGAATGTGTCCTCCCATTCCAATGGAGGATGAGCACCTTACACCGTGCCGGGATGCTTGCCATGGGGCTGATTGGCGATGTCCAGATGCCCAAAAATGCTGCCGGCAGTCCTGTGGTGGGAATGTCTGCACACGCCCCATGGGTGTCGATAGGAATGCCTTCCTGCCACCGATGCCCTACAATCTGCAACTCAAGGAGAAACGTCCTGGTGTACGAACAGTGGAAATTTCCTGGGAAATTCGCGTTGTCATCAATCGAACTTCCCTGTTTGACTTCCTCATTGAGGGACGCTCCCACGTTGGACCCTACTTCAGTGATCACAAGCTCGGCCCGTGGAATGGCTTTCCCGTGCAGCCAATTTATGACATTAAATATCGTGATGTTAAAGTTGAGAGAAAAAGGTGAGAGAGTTCAATGAAGAATCTCTTGTTAAggatcctttaaaaaaatcctgggaatttttttttcagacacGTTGGGAATATAAAGCTCCGCCCTGGACGTTGGTATCAATTCCGTGTGGCTGCAGTTAATGAGAACGGCACCCGAGGCTACTCATCGTATTCAATCCCATTCCAATTGACAGAGAGTTCGTATATCAAGCACttcctgaattttatttcttcagctTCCTGATGGCAgaaggaataatttttcttatttttaaataatttcttttagacGTGAGACTCGTTCCACCTCCGCAGAATCTCACTTTCGGAACATTTcgcattgagaaaaattccacaatttcaACCATTGTAGCCTGGAAGGCACCCGAAGGGGAGAAAATCCCCATTACAAAGTACAAAATCTCCTGGTTTTTGCGCGGAAAGAGGAGAATGTTACCAAATAACCAAAGCACCGTCCCTCAGGTGAGATTCCTCTCATTTCCATTCTGATGCTTTTTCTTCTAACAACGgattctttctctctctttgttCCTGTATATTGTTCTCCTGGACAGTCAGTAAAATTCGTGGAGATTGGGAACCTCCAGCCTAATGCCATATACTGTGTTCATGTCCAGGCGATTGCTGGTGTTGGAAAGAATCGCTCAAAATCCCGACGAGAGACAAAATTGCTCAATACAACAATCCCCGGGAGTTTCATACTCAATACCCTGGATAGCCCACCTTCCCTCGTGACGACATCCCTTTGGAGAGTTCCCCAGGATGGGATGATGGGGAAGCTAGAACATGGATTACGACACACTGGTCATGGTATTACAATGAGATACCTCGCCACGAAGCTTGGGGAGTTAATCGTGAAGGCCAGCTGGCCTGGAAAACCTCACGAgaggtaaattttcttttattaaactttccagtaaataaaatttgattgatCCATCTTATTGATGAGCAATAATTCCTCCattattgatcaattgttGATCaataactaaaatttatttgttttatttataaaaatcaataatcgggctttcttgtttctttaatCATTAAGGGAATGAAATTCGAACTATAACTGACGTGAAACTAAAGAGATTGACATTTGtgattgagcataaattatttgattGAGCAATCTGATTGATGAGCAATAATTGCTCcataattgatcaattgttGATCAATAATCAATATCTGTTTCTTAAATCATATAGAGGAAaggaatttgaataataaCTGACGTGAAACTAAAGAGATATTGACAaataattgagcataaattgttTGAATGATCAATAATAGAGcgaaaattgatcaattgatTGCTTTCAAAAATTCAGAGAACAATATTTGGTCAATAGTTGATCATTCCTTTAGAATttgctcaatattgagtcaatgtaaGTCAATTTTGAGTCAATGGATTACAAatgattgagcataaattgatcaattaattagttaaaaaaatttgaaaacaaTATTTGGTCAAAAGTTGATCACGTTGATCATTTCCTTAGAATTGGCTCAATATTGAGCCAATTCAATGTCAATCTTGAGTCAATGGATAagtgatcaataattgatcaatcaaaTAACTGactcaattaaattatcaaTTATCAATCAATATTTCCTCCTAATCTTCTCCTTataccaaaaatattttttcttcgcaTTCACAGCTACTCCATAGACCTCTGCCGTGGGAAGCACTGCCTGGACAATCCGGATACGGGAGAATACCGTAGTGTGAAGACTCACGtgaattttttggaatttataaatttgaaattttcaacactCTACAGCATCCGGTTGCGTGCTACAAATCACGCCAGTGGGAGGCACTACAACACCTTGAGGACCTTCTCAACGCCCCTCTGTGAAAACTTTCGCCGGAAGCATGGTTTGAGTATCCCATGTTGAccatcattaatttatttcctcaaaataaatcacatttttccatcatCTTTTGCTCTTCTTTGATTGGTTCCtaatcttgagattttccttcatgaaaataatattgcgGTTCAATTCATTCCTCCAGGTGCCTCAATGTCCATTCTTTCCCCTCTTAAACGT from Lutzomyia longipalpis isolate SR_M1_2022 chromosome 1, ASM2433408v1 encodes:
- the LOC129787978 gene encoding anosmin-1, which translates into the protein MRSKMGLLVAVAIFCTFLGTEAHRRSTFGNYSSTESLMQMRCHVKCLDKPPNICNMNTCMEQLRTMPKFGMCPPIPMEDEHLTPCRDACHGADWRCPDAQKCCRQSCGGNVCTRPMGVDRNAFLPPMPYNLQLKEKRPGVRTVEISWEIRVVINRTSLFDFLIEGRSHVGPYFSDHKLGPWNGFPVQPIYDIKYRDVKVERKRHVGNIKLRPGRWYQFRVAAVNENGTRGYSSYSIPFQLTENVRLVPPPQNLTFGTFRIEKNSTISTIVAWKAPEGEKIPITKYKISWFLRGKRRMLPNNQSTVPQSVKFVEIGNLQPNAIYCVHVQAIAGVGKNRSKSRRETKLLNTTIPGSFILNTLDSPPSLVTTSLWRVPQDGMMGKLEHGLRHTGHGITMRYLATKLGELIVKASWPGKPHESYSIDLCRGKHCLDNPDTGEYRSVKTHVNFLEFINLKFSTLYSIRLRATNHASGRHYNTLRTFSTPLCENFRRKHGLSIPC